A genomic stretch from Sphingobacterium sp. ML3W includes:
- the lpxA gene encoding acyl-ACP--UDP-N-acetylglucosamine O-acyltransferase yields the protein MIQPLAYIHPEAKIAKNVVIEPFVTIYKDVVIGEGTWIGSNVTIMDGARIGKNCKIYPGAVISGEPQDLKFDGEITTAEIGDNTTIRECVTINRGTKDRYKTVIGKNCLIQAYSHVAHDCEVGDNCVFSNNSTLAGHITVGDYVVLAGMVAVHQFVKIGSHAFVTGGSLVRKDIPPFVKAAREPISYAGINSVGLRRRGFSEEQIAEIQNLYRILFVQNRNLAKAIEIIEAEYQATEIRDEILDFIRNSGRGIMKGFNNRAM from the coding sequence ATGATACAGCCATTAGCTTATATTCATCCAGAAGCAAAGATTGCTAAAAATGTGGTCATTGAACCATTTGTAACCATTTACAAGGACGTTGTCATTGGAGAAGGTACTTGGATTGGTTCAAACGTGACCATTATGGATGGAGCTCGAATTGGAAAGAACTGTAAGATATATCCCGGTGCCGTGATTTCTGGTGAACCTCAAGACTTAAAATTTGATGGCGAGATTACAACAGCAGAAATTGGAGATAATACAACGATTCGTGAATGTGTAACAATCAATAGAGGAACCAAGGACCGTTATAAAACTGTCATCGGTAAAAACTGTTTGATTCAAGCTTACAGCCACGTTGCACACGATTGTGAAGTGGGTGATAATTGTGTTTTTTCGAATAATAGTACCCTTGCGGGACATATCACAGTCGGGGATTATGTTGTTTTAGCAGGAATGGTTGCAGTACATCAATTTGTGAAAATTGGTTCGCATGCATTCGTCACAGGAGGTTCTTTGGTGCGGAAAGATATTCCTCCATTTGTAAAAGCAGCCCGTGAGCCGATTTCATATGCAGGAATTAACTCTGTGGGATTGCGGAGAAGAGGTTTTTCGGAAGAACAGATAGCTGAAATTCAAAATCTTTACCGGATTCTATTTGTTCAGAACCGAAATCTTGCTAAAGCAATAGAAATTATTGAAGCTGAATATCAGGCAACAGAGATCCGTGATGAAATTTTGGATTTCATTCGGAACTCCGGAAGAGGTATCATGAAGGGATTCAACAATAGAGCGATGTAA
- a CDS encoding bifunctional UDP-3-O-[3-hydroxymyristoyl] N-acetylglucosamine deacetylase/3-hydroxyacyl-ACP dehydratase: MNVKQRTIKNEVEISGVGLHTGKIVSMTIKPAPENHWFKFRRVDLDGQPEVLVDADNVTDTSRGTTISQNGASVSTIEHLMASLIGLQIDNVLIDIDGPEIPILDGSSAIFVKLLEEAGFEEQDADRDYYEISSNIHYAEPERKVEILGMPMDDYRLTCMIDFNSPVLGSQHAAITSIEDFKAEIASSRTFCFLHELEMLVDHGLIKGGDLSNAIVIVDKETSPEELQKLAHLFHNDTVAVAKEGILNNIQLRHQNEPARHKLLDMVGDLALVGRPLKGHIMAARPGHAANVAFAKKIKEQIKKDKTRKKIKVYDPNMPALYDTVEIMKILPHRQPMLMVDKILELTETHVVGLKNVTMNEDLFMGHFPGAPLFPGVLQVEAMAQTGGILVLKTVPDPENWLTLFLKIENARFKAQVTPGDCVIFRCDLMEPIRRGIAKMKGVAMVGEKIVCEAELMAQIVRVNNN, translated from the coding sequence ATGAATGTGAAACAGAGAACCATCAAAAACGAGGTTGAAATTTCGGGGGTAGGTCTTCATACAGGAAAAATTGTATCGATGACGATCAAACCAGCTCCGGAAAATCACTGGTTTAAGTTCAGACGTGTAGATTTAGACGGTCAACCTGAGGTTTTGGTTGATGCAGATAACGTTACAGACACTTCCAGGGGAACCACTATTTCTCAAAATGGAGCAAGTGTTAGTACAATCGAACATTTAATGGCATCATTAATTGGTCTTCAAATCGACAATGTTCTGATTGATATTGATGGTCCTGAAATTCCAATATTGGATGGGAGTTCAGCAATTTTTGTGAAATTGTTGGAAGAAGCGGGGTTTGAAGAACAAGATGCGGATAGAGATTATTATGAAATCTCTAGTAATATTCATTATGCAGAGCCAGAACGTAAAGTTGAGATCCTAGGAATGCCTATGGATGATTATCGTTTGACTTGTATGATTGATTTCAATTCACCTGTTTTGGGTAGTCAACATGCTGCGATTACTTCTATAGAAGATTTTAAAGCAGAAATAGCGTCTTCACGTACGTTTTGTTTTCTACACGAATTAGAGATGTTAGTCGACCACGGACTCATCAAGGGAGGGGATCTAAGCAATGCAATTGTTATTGTTGATAAAGAAACTTCTCCTGAGGAATTGCAGAAACTTGCGCATCTTTTTCATAACGATACAGTTGCCGTTGCAAAAGAAGGTATTCTGAATAATATTCAGTTGCGTCATCAGAATGAGCCAGCCCGACATAAACTGTTGGATATGGTTGGTGATTTGGCACTTGTAGGTCGACCTCTGAAAGGCCATATTATGGCTGCTCGTCCGGGGCATGCTGCAAATGTTGCCTTTGCAAAGAAAATCAAAGAGCAGATTAAGAAAGATAAAACACGTAAAAAAATAAAAGTTTACGATCCAAATATGCCAGCGTTGTATGATACTGTGGAGATTATGAAAATCCTTCCACATCGTCAGCCAATGCTCATGGTCGATAAGATTTTAGAATTAACCGAGACACATGTTGTGGGGTTAAAGAATGTGACCATGAATGAAGACTTATTTATGGGACATTTTCCTGGAGCTCCATTATTCCCCGGTGTATTGCAAGTTGAAGCAATGGCGCAGACTGGTGGTATCTTGGTCCTAAAGACTGTTCCAGATCCTGAAAACTGGTTAACCTTATTTCTCAAAATTGAGAATGCACGTTTTAAAGCACAAGTAACCCCAGGGGACTGTGTTATTTTTAGATGTGATCTCATGGAGCCGATCCGGAGAGGTATTGCTAAAATGAAAGGTGTGGCCATGGTGGGAGAGAAAATTGTCTGCGAGGCAGAACTTATGGCACAGATCGTAAGAGTAAATAACAACTAA
- the lpxD gene encoding UDP-3-O-(3-hydroxymyristoyl)glucosamine N-acyltransferase, with product MQFTAQQIGTLLEGRIEGNPEVTVGNLAKIEEGKKGDLSFLSNPKYEHFIYTTDASIVIVNEDLQLMQATKPTLTIIRVKNAYAAFSTILNMYNEFRLDKSGREEPYFIHPEATLGAGGYIGAFVYIGKGATIGDNVKIYPQVFIGDKVTIDDNTTLYPGVKIYHDCKVGKNVVVHSGVVIGSDGFGFAPQEDGSYKKVPQIGYVQIEDNVEIGANTVIDRATMGATIVRDGVKLDNLIQIAHNVDIGKNTVIAAQTGISGSAKIGERVVLGGQVGVVGHIVVAKGSQIQAQSGVNRSIKDEGKKWGGTPVMPYQPQLRSNVIFARLPELEKRIQELEKLIESKLK from the coding sequence ATGCAATTTACTGCTCAACAAATAGGGACATTATTAGAAGGAAGGATTGAAGGGAATCCTGAAGTTACTGTAGGTAACCTTGCCAAAATTGAGGAAGGTAAAAAAGGCGATCTTTCTTTTTTGTCAAATCCAAAATATGAGCATTTTATTTATACTACTGATGCATCGATAGTCATTGTGAATGAAGATTTGCAATTGATGCAAGCGACCAAACCCACACTGACGATTATTCGCGTTAAGAATGCCTATGCGGCTTTCTCTACCATATTGAATATGTATAATGAGTTTCGTCTTGACAAAAGTGGACGTGAAGAACCCTATTTTATACATCCTGAGGCGACATTAGGAGCTGGCGGCTATATTGGAGCGTTTGTTTATATCGGTAAAGGAGCTACGATCGGCGATAATGTGAAGATCTATCCACAGGTTTTTATAGGAGATAAAGTTACGATTGATGATAATACGACCCTCTATCCAGGAGTAAAGATCTACCATGATTGCAAGGTAGGCAAGAACGTTGTTGTTCATTCAGGTGTCGTTATTGGCTCTGATGGTTTTGGTTTTGCCCCTCAGGAAGACGGTTCTTATAAGAAGGTTCCACAAATAGGTTATGTTCAAATAGAGGACAATGTCGAGATTGGCGCGAATACTGTGATCGATAGAGCTACTATGGGAGCGACTATTGTGCGTGATGGTGTCAAATTGGATAATCTGATTCAGATAGCACATAACGTTGATATTGGTAAAAATACAGTAATTGCTGCGCAGACGGGGATTTCTGGGAGTGCAAAAATTGGAGAACGAGTGGTGTTAGGAGGACAGGTGGGTGTCGTAGGGCATATTGTCGTGGCTAAAGGCTCTCAAATACAAGCTCAATCGGGTGTTAATCGGTCAATTAAAGACGAAGGGAAAAAATGGGGTGGCACACCAGTGATGCCGTATCAGCCTCAGCTGCGATCAAATGTCATATTTGCCCGCCTTCCAGAGTTGGAGAAACGCATCCAAGAGCTAGAAAAATTAATAGAATCAAAGTTAAAATAA
- a CDS encoding HD domain-containing protein: MNKNKIINDPVYGFVAIPTGLVFDLVQHPYFQRLRYVKQVSMTHLVYPGALHTRFQHAIGAMHLMSMALETLRSKGVEISEKEEEAVLAAILLHDIGHGPFSHSLEHSLIAGVSHELLSSLLMDRMDQDLGGRLSMAIDIFNNKYARKFLHQLVSSQLDVDRMDYLNRDSFFTGVSEGVISFDRIIKMLNVVNDEIVVEYKGLYSVEKFIIARRLMYWQVYLHKTVIGAEQLLIKILQRAKYLTASGVALFSTPAFHWFLSQEIDRTNFMADPLHLDWFTRLDDTDIMSAIKTWELHEDKILSKMCQRIMKRDLYRSVMSNKPFPSDYIELVKAKVRESLGVKEEDIHYYVFTQEIHNRAYNPSNDQIKILLKSGELIDITEASDLGNLEALSKNVSKYALCYPKEVGYIAIPSIG; encoded by the coding sequence TTGAATAAAAATAAAATCATCAATGATCCTGTATACGGGTTTGTTGCCATTCCTACTGGGTTGGTCTTTGACCTTGTACAACATCCCTATTTTCAGCGACTTCGCTATGTTAAGCAGGTGAGTATGACTCATTTGGTCTATCCAGGGGCGTTACATACACGATTTCAGCACGCTATAGGTGCTATGCATTTGATGTCGATGGCATTGGAGACGCTTAGAAGTAAAGGGGTAGAGATCTCTGAAAAGGAAGAAGAAGCTGTCTTAGCTGCAATTTTGCTACACGATATCGGTCACGGTCCTTTTTCCCATTCACTGGAACATAGTTTGATTGCAGGCGTTTCGCATGAATTACTTTCCTCTTTGTTGATGGATCGGATGGATCAGGACTTGGGGGGGAGATTAAGTATGGCGATTGATATCTTTAATAATAAATACGCTCGAAAATTTCTCCATCAGCTTGTTTCTAGCCAATTGGATGTAGACCGGATGGATTATCTGAATAGAGACAGCTTTTTTACGGGTGTTTCTGAAGGAGTAATTTCATTTGACCGCATTATTAAGATGTTGAATGTAGTGAATGACGAGATTGTAGTTGAATATAAAGGACTTTATTCTGTGGAAAAATTTATTATTGCGCGGAGACTGATGTATTGGCAAGTGTATTTACATAAAACGGTTATAGGAGCGGAGCAATTATTGATTAAAATTTTACAAAGAGCAAAATATTTAACAGCATCTGGAGTAGCACTCTTTTCTACTCCAGCATTCCATTGGTTTTTGAGTCAGGAGATTGACCGAACAAATTTTATGGCTGACCCGTTGCATTTGGACTGGTTTACTCGTTTAGATGATACGGATATTATGTCAGCGATAAAAACATGGGAGCTGCATGAGGATAAGATTTTGAGTAAAATGTGTCAGCGAATAATGAAAAGAGACCTGTATCGTTCAGTTATGAGCAATAAACCCTTTCCCTCAGATTATATCGAATTGGTAAAAGCCAAAGTACGGGAGTCCTTGGGTGTAAAGGAAGAGGATATTCATTATTATGTGTTTACACAGGAAATTCATAATCGCGCATATAATCCTTCCAATGATCAAATCAAGATATTATTGAAGTCGGGAGAACTTATTGATATTACTGAAGCGTCGGATCTTGGAAATTTAGAAGCGTTGTCAAAAAATGTGTCCAAATATGCATTATGTTATCCGAAAGAGGTAGGATATATTGCAATTCCTTCCATCGGATAG